One segment of Penaeus chinensis breed Huanghai No. 1 chromosome 14, ASM1920278v2, whole genome shotgun sequence DNA contains the following:
- the LOC125032214 gene encoding cuticle protein 18.6-like, with protein sequence MNTKVFILLGLTAIAAADSFESYEYRPPQRRSSEESFESGEAKYDFQWAVDHEDSGNNYGHQEARDGEDTQGSYYVHLPDGRLQTVKYFVDGDSGYVAEVNYDGEARFPDSYESASFESREYRPRYVYDSNESK encoded by the exons ATGAACACCAAG GTTTTCATCCTCCTCGGTCTGACAGCCATTGCTGCTGCAGATAGCTTCGAGTCCTACGAATACAGGCCACCACAG AGAcgctcctctgaggaatccttcgAATCCGGagaagccaagtacgacttccaATGGGCTGTCGATCACGAAGACTCCGGCAACAACTACGgacaccaggaggcccgtgacggtgaagacactcagggatcctactacgtgcaccttcccgacggccgcctccagaccgtcaagtacttcgtggacggcgactccggctacgtgGCTGAGGTCAACTACGATGGCGAGGCCCGTTTCCCCGACTCCTACGAGTCTGCTTCCTTCGAGTCCCGTGAATACAGGCCACGATACGTCTATGACTCCAATGAGTCTAAATAA
- the LOC125032207 gene encoding pro-resilin-like yields MNTKVFILLGLAAIAAADSFESYEYRPPQSRSSEESYESGEARYNFQWAVDHEDSGNNYGHQEARDGEDTQGSYYVHLPDGRLQTVRYVVDGDDGYVAEVNYEGEARFPDSYESASFESREYRPRYFYDSNESK; encoded by the exons ATGAACACCAAG GTCTTCATCCTCCTCGGTCTGGCAGCTATTGCCGCTGCAGATAGCTTCGAGTCCTACGAATACAGGCCACCACAG AGCcgttcctctgaggaatcctacgAGTCTGGAGAAGCCAGATACAACTTCCAATGGGCTGTCGATCACGAAGACTCCGGTAACAACTACGGACACCAGGAAGCCCGTGACGGTGAAGACACTCAAGGATCCTACTATGTACatctccccgacggccgcctccaGACCGTGAGATACGTCGTGGACGGTGACGACGGCTACGTGGCTGAGGTCAACTACGAAGGCGAGGCTCGTTTCCCCGACTCGTACGAGTCTGCTTCCTTCGAGTCCCGCGAATACAGGCCACGATATTTCTATGACTCCAATGAGTCTAAGTAA